One Paenibacillus crassostreae DNA segment encodes these proteins:
- a CDS encoding O-methyltransferase — protein sequence MIKIDQLSLARQMDIVFKELEQELAGLNSGTLFMQIRNNVVGKFGIRQNPIAGRNGSFPSSEEGLNAVHQLSFRNMAIESLKYKYHWTHGEISYDFTIRQGILMVDAILESNYNMANLMIRYSRNTYQNASSDLL from the coding sequence ATGATCAAGATTGATCAATTATCGTTAGCAAGACAAATGGATATTGTATTTAAAGAACTAGAACAGGAATTAGCTGGTTTAAATTCTGGCACTTTGTTTATGCAAATTCGCAATAATGTTGTTGGGAAGTTTGGAATTCGGCAAAATCCGATTGCTGGGCGTAATGGTAGCTTTCCTTCTTCCGAAGAAGGTCTTAATGCTGTACATCAACTATCTTTTAGGAACATGGCCATTGAAAGTCTGAAGTACAAATATCATTGGACTCATGGTGAGATTAGTTATGACTTCACGATACGCCAAGGCATACTTATGGTAGATGCAATCCTAGAATCTAATTACAACATGGCAAACCTAATGATTCGTTATTCACGTAATACATATCAAAATGCTTCATCGGACTTATTATAA